One part of the Luteibacter yeojuensis genome encodes these proteins:
- a CDS encoding MbcA/ParS/Xre antitoxin family protein — protein MQPAIHAEPIHLADVGGPALRAFFALAERWKLRPAEQRTLLGEPPESTYFKWKKQQDGTPSRDVIERISYLLGIWKDLQILFPDAAQADAWVRKPNDAPLFGGRSALDRMLSGNVADLYVVRQYLDAQRGWNG, from the coding sequence ATGCAGCCCGCCATCCATGCCGAACCGATCCACCTCGCCGACGTCGGCGGCCCGGCGCTCAGGGCCTTTTTCGCCCTCGCCGAGCGCTGGAAGCTCCGGCCCGCCGAGCAGCGCACCCTGCTCGGCGAGCCGCCGGAGTCCACCTACTTCAAATGGAAGAAGCAGCAGGATGGCACTCCGTCGCGCGACGTGATCGAGCGGATCAGCTACCTGCTGGGCATCTGGAAGGACCTCCAGATCCTGTTCCCCGACGCCGCCCAGGCCGATGCCTGGGTGCGCAAGCCCAATGACGCGCCGCTCTTCGGCGGCCGCTCCGCGCTGGACCGGATGCTCTCCGGCAACGTCGCCGACCTCTACGTCGTCCGCCAGTACCTGGACGCCCAGCGCGGCTGGAACGGATGA
- a CDS encoding DUF885 domain-containing protein → MSPWIRAIAFAGLFAGAAQAATTPDDTFRAIYTKEWAWRNGQAGILTSGEAQPGDGRLDTVDAANQARRLAYWNDVLAQLDGIDTKHLSAKARVDYAVYRAQIGNLAASQRFEQWQMPFNSDSAFWSDIGYVLHGDDLRTREDYRHYVDRLHQIPAYMDQEIANMRLGLARGFTVPRAVLDGRDVSIAAVAALKNPEDSALYKPFKTMPNNLPASDADALRKEAREAIADGVIPAYGRLLTFFRNEYLPKARTTLAAESLPDGKAYYRQQIREYTTLDLSPDEIHAIGLREVDRIHQAMLETMKETGFKGDFPAFLAFLRKDPQFYAKTPDELLMRTAWVAKQVDAKLGKYFGLLPRQRFAIEPVPADIAPYYTSGRGGADVYLVNTYDLPSRPLFNMPALTLHESMPGHALQLALSAEQRGLPGFRRDGYISAYGEGWALYSEYLGNEMGIYHTPYERFGYLTYQMWRACRLVVDTGIHHLGWTRQQAIDYLTRNTALSDREIANEVDRYISWPGQALSYELGYLKIRELRERAERQLGEKFDLRAFHDTVLALGSVPLPVLEQHVDAWIASRK, encoded by the coding sequence ATGTCCCCCTGGATCCGAGCCATCGCCTTCGCCGGCCTTTTCGCCGGCGCCGCACAGGCCGCCACCACGCCCGACGACACCTTCCGCGCCATCTACACGAAGGAATGGGCATGGCGAAACGGCCAGGCCGGGATCCTCACCTCGGGCGAGGCGCAGCCGGGCGACGGCCGGCTCGACACGGTGGATGCGGCGAACCAGGCCAGGCGCCTGGCCTACTGGAACGACGTGCTGGCGCAGCTCGACGGCATCGACACGAAGCACCTGAGCGCCAAGGCGCGCGTCGATTACGCGGTATACCGCGCGCAGATCGGCAACCTCGCCGCGTCGCAGCGCTTCGAGCAGTGGCAGATGCCGTTCAATAGCGACTCCGCCTTCTGGTCCGACATCGGATACGTATTGCACGGCGACGACCTCCGCACGCGCGAGGATTACCGCCACTACGTGGACCGCCTGCACCAGATCCCCGCCTACATGGACCAGGAAATCGCGAACATGCGGCTGGGCCTGGCGCGCGGGTTCACCGTGCCGCGCGCGGTGCTCGACGGTCGCGACGTCTCGATCGCGGCGGTGGCCGCGCTGAAGAATCCGGAAGACAGCGCGCTGTACAAGCCGTTCAAGACGATGCCGAATAACCTGCCGGCGTCCGATGCGGACGCACTGCGGAAGGAAGCGCGCGAGGCCATCGCCGATGGCGTGATCCCCGCTTACGGCCGCCTGCTCACCTTCTTCCGTAACGAATACCTGCCCAAGGCGCGCACGACGCTGGCGGCGGAGTCATTGCCCGACGGCAAGGCCTACTACCGTCAGCAGATCCGCGAATACACCACGCTCGACCTGTCGCCCGACGAGATCCACGCCATCGGCCTGCGCGAAGTGGACCGCATCCACCAGGCGATGCTGGAGACGATGAAGGAAACAGGCTTCAAGGGCGATTTCCCCGCCTTCCTCGCGTTCCTGCGCAAGGATCCGCAGTTCTACGCGAAGACGCCCGACGAACTGCTCATGCGTACGGCATGGGTGGCCAAGCAGGTGGACGCGAAGCTGGGCAAATACTTCGGCCTCCTCCCGCGCCAGCGCTTCGCCATCGAGCCGGTGCCGGCCGATATCGCGCCGTATTACACCTCGGGCCGCGGTGGTGCGGACGTCTATCTGGTGAACACTTACGACCTGCCGTCGCGTCCGCTCTTCAACATGCCCGCGCTCACCTTGCACGAATCGATGCCCGGCCACGCATTGCAGCTGGCGTTGTCGGCCGAGCAGCGTGGCCTGCCGGGGTTCCGGCGCGACGGCTACATCTCCGCCTATGGCGAGGGCTGGGCGCTGTATTCGGAATACCTCGGCAACGAGATGGGCATTTACCACACGCCCTACGAGCGCTTCGGGTACCTCACCTACCAGATGTGGCGCGCGTGCCGCCTCGTGGTCGATACCGGCATCCACCACCTTGGCTGGACGCGCCAGCAGGCCATCGACTACCTCACGCGGAACACCGCGCTGAGCGACCGCGAGATCGCCAACGAGGTCGACCGCTACATCAGCTGGCCGGGCCAGGCGCTGTCGTACGAACTCGGCTACCTGAAGATCCGTGAGCTGCGTGAGCGGGCGGAACGGCAACTGGGCGAGAAGTTCGACCTGCGCGCCTTCCACGACACGGTGCTGGCCCTGGGCTCGGTGCCGCTGCCGGTGCTGGAGCAGCACGTCGACGCCTGGATCGCCTCCAGGAAATAA
- a CDS encoding helix-turn-helix transcriptional regulator, with protein sequence MRRADRLFLIINALRGRRTALPARQLASTLEVSLRTVYRDVADLQLSGVPIEGEAGVGYLLRKGSDIPPLMFSADELEALVAGTRFVRAFAGERLAREAQAALIKIEAVLPPELREKAAQSRIFAPIWRDPFQNHIAMMLDRLHEAVLARRVLCLDYKDAEGRSSTREVEPLCLSFWGGAWTLGTWCRHRQAFRNFRPDRIADCRDAGETFPDMPGRNLEAYLETMRGHYAGLE encoded by the coding sequence ATGCGCCGCGCCGATCGACTTTTCCTCATCATCAACGCCCTGCGCGGGCGGCGCACCGCGCTGCCCGCGCGCCAGCTGGCGAGCACCCTCGAGGTCTCGCTGCGCACGGTCTACCGCGACGTGGCGGACCTCCAGCTCTCCGGCGTGCCCATCGAAGGCGAGGCCGGCGTGGGATACCTCCTGCGCAAGGGCTCGGACATTCCGCCGCTGATGTTCTCCGCCGACGAACTGGAAGCACTGGTGGCCGGCACGCGTTTCGTGCGGGCCTTCGCGGGCGAGCGGTTGGCACGCGAGGCACAGGCCGCGCTGATCAAGATCGAGGCCGTGCTGCCGCCCGAGCTGCGGGAGAAGGCGGCGCAGTCGCGGATCTTCGCCCCGATCTGGCGCGATCCGTTCCAGAATCACATCGCCATGATGCTGGACCGCCTGCACGAGGCGGTGCTGGCGCGTCGCGTGCTCTGCCTCGACTACAAGGACGCCGAGGGCCGAAGCAGCACGCGCGAGGTGGAGCCGCTGTGCCTTTCCTTCTGGGGCGGCGCCTGGACCCTCGGCACATGGTGCCGGCACCGCCAGGCCTTCCGCAATTTCCGCCCGGACCGCATCGCCGATTGCCGCGACGCCGGCGAAACCTTCCCCGACATGCCGGGCCGCAACCTCGAGGCGTACCTCGAGACGATGCGCGGCCATTACGCCGGCCTGGAATGA
- a CDS encoding glutathione S-transferase family protein yields MNTPHRIKFHHAPNSRSGSTLMLLEELGAQYDMHVMDLSRGEQRQPGYMKVNPMGKVPAIEHLGGLVTERPAIFTYLADLYPAAGLAPALDSPLRGPYLRWLAFYGSCFEPAVMDRFMKHEPGPPSTCPYGDFDTVMDLIEAQLSPGPWLLGEHFTAADILWANALDWTMKFGIVPRRDAFEGYVARLMVRPAIVRAAIQDEALARAQTLAAA; encoded by the coding sequence TCAAGTTCCACCACGCACCGAACAGCCGCTCGGGCAGCACGTTGATGCTCCTGGAAGAACTGGGCGCGCAGTACGACATGCACGTGATGGACCTCAGCAGGGGCGAGCAGCGCCAGCCCGGCTACATGAAGGTCAATCCGATGGGCAAGGTGCCCGCGATCGAGCACCTGGGCGGCCTGGTGACGGAACGCCCGGCGATCTTCACCTACCTGGCCGACCTCTATCCGGCCGCCGGTCTTGCGCCGGCGCTGGACAGCCCCTTGCGTGGCCCGTACCTGCGCTGGCTGGCCTTCTACGGTTCCTGCTTCGAACCCGCCGTGATGGACCGCTTCATGAAGCACGAGCCGGGTCCTCCGTCGACGTGTCCCTATGGCGATTTCGACACGGTCATGGACCTCATCGAAGCGCAGCTCTCGCCGGGTCCGTGGCTCCTCGGCGAGCACTTCACCGCCGCCGACATCCTCTGGGCGAACGCGCTGGACTGGACGATGAAGTTCGGTATCGTTCCCCGCCGCGATGCGTTCGAGGGCTACGTCGCCCGGCTCATGGTGCGCCCGGCCATCGTCCGTGCCGCGATCCAGGACGAGGCGCTGGCCCGCGCGCAGACGCTGGCCGCCGCCTGA